AGCGCCATCAGGTTCTGCACCGAGGGCTTGCCGAGGTAGTGGTCGATGCGAAAGGCCTGGTTCTCGGCGAACACCGAGCGCACCACCTTGTTGATCTGCTGCGCGCTCGCCAGGTCATGGCCCAGCGGCTTCTCCAGCACCACGCGCACCTGCGGGCCGTTCAGGCCGGCTGCGCCCAGCTGCGCGCAGATCTGGGTGAACAGGTGCGGGCTGGTGGCGAGATACAGCACCACGGTGTCGGCATTGCGTTCCGCCAGCCAGTCTTTCAGGCGCTGGTAATGCTCGGGCTGGGACAGGTCCATGCGCCGGTAATGGATCAGGGCGGCGAACCTCTCGAATTCCTCATCGCTGGGGCGCTTCGGGCCCTCGACTTCGCGGAAGCGCTCCTGCAGCCATTCGCGATAGCGCTCGTCGCTTTGCTCGTCGCGGGCGACGGCCAGGATGCGGCCGCCCTCGGGCAGCTTGCCGTGGCGGAAGGCCTGGAACAGGGCCGGCATCAGCTTGCGCCAGGTGAGGTCGCCGGTACCGCCGAAGAACACGAGATCGAATGACATGCGTGGATGCAAGAATGTTTTGTTGATGTAACGAAGTTACCGGATTTATGATGCACGAGTTTCTTTCAGGGGTCAATCCGGATCGCCGAGGCGGGTTCTAATAAGGCTTGTTGTCCCACGACCCCATTCTGACCATGAACCAGCTCGATCAACTGAAGTCCCACACCACCGTCGTCGCCGACACCGGCAACTTCCTGCAGCTGGCCCAGTTCGCGCCGCGCGATGCGACGACCAATCCCTCGCTGATCCTGAAGGCGGTGCAGTCCAAGGACTACGCGCCGCTGCTGGACGACACGGTGGCCGCCTATCGTGCCAAGCCGCTGGACGAGATCGTCGATCAGGTGCTGGTGCGCTTCGGCCTGGAGATCCTGAAGGTGGTGCCGGGCCGCGTCTCGACCGAGGTGGACGCGCGCCTGTCCTTCGACAAGGCCGCCACGATCGCGCGCGCGCATCGCCTCATCGGCCTGTACGAGGCCGCCGGCATCTCGCGCGAGCGCGTGCTGATCAAGGTGGCCTCCACCTGGGAGGGCATCCAGGCCGCGGCCGAGCTGGAGCGCGAGGGCATCCGCTGCAATCTGACCCTGCTGTTCTCCTTCTGCCAGGCGGTGGCCTGCGGTGCGGCCGGCATCCAGCTGATCTCGCCCTTCGTCGGCCGCATCTACGACTGGTACAAAAAGAGCGCCGGCAGCGCCTGGGACGAGGCGGCCAGCGCCGGCGTCAACGACCCGGGCGTCAGGTCCGTGACCCAGATCTTCAACTACTACAAGAAGCACGGCATCAAGACCGAGGTGATGGGCGCGAGCTTCCGCAATGTGGGCCAGATCCAGGCCCTGGCGGGTTGCGACCTGCTGACCATCAGCCCGGACCTGCTGGCCCAGCTGCAGGCCAGCGAGGCGCCTCTGCCGCGCGCGCTGGATGCCGAGGCCGCGCGCCGCGCCGACATTCCCGCCGTGGCCTACGACGAGGCGACCTTCCGCTTCGCGCTGAACCAGGACGCCATGGCCACCGAGAAGCTGGCCGAGGGCATCCGCCTGTTCGCCGTCGACGCCGGCAAGCTGGACCAGATGATCATCGACCGACAACAAGGGTAAGAACCGATGCTGTATTCGCGTTGCGACCAGAGCCCGGCCTGGGCCGGCTTGCAGGACCTTTACCTGGCGCAGGGCCGGGGCTTCGATCTGCGCGAGGCCTTTGCGGCCGATGCGCGGCGTTTCGAGACCTGGTCCTTCCAGGCCCCGGAGGTCTTCGCCGATCTGTCCAAGAACC
This genomic stretch from Roseateles sp. DAIF2 harbors:
- the tal gene encoding transaldolase encodes the protein MNQLDQLKSHTTVVADTGNFLQLAQFAPRDATTNPSLILKAVQSKDYAPLLDDTVAAYRAKPLDEIVDQVLVRFGLEILKVVPGRVSTEVDARLSFDKAATIARAHRLIGLYEAAGISRERVLIKVASTWEGIQAAAELEREGIRCNLTLLFSFCQAVACGAAGIQLISPFVGRIYDWYKKSAGSAWDEAASAGVNDPGVRSVTQIFNYYKKHGIKTEVMGASFRNVGQIQALAGCDLLTISPDLLAQLQASEAPLPRALDAEAARRADIPAVAYDEATFRFALNQDAMATEKLAEGIRLFAVDAGKLDQMIIDRQQG